A genomic window from Streptomyces mirabilis includes:
- a CDS encoding helix-turn-helix domain-containing protein, which produces MVTVALAVTQGMLQFELSMAYEVFGAAPVDVAVPWYDVEVCGSDAVRLGRFRLEPDQGLDRLRHADTVIVPGWADADEDPPADLVGAVRAAHEAGARVASLCTGAFVLAAAGLLDGRRATTHWAHTGALAARYPRVEVDPDVLYVDNGSVLTSAGKAAAMDLCLHLVRLDHGSSVANAVARRLVVPPHRAGGQAQFVAAPVPTRDDHPLAALLPWVIERLDRPLTVEDLARQARMSSRHLGRHFRAVTGTTPLQWLLTQRIRRAQELLETTDDVVDAIATATGMGTATTLRRHFNRTVGVPPDTYRRTFRSRPRTDPNDDRQR; this is translated from the coding sequence ATGGTTACCGTCGCGCTGGCCGTCACCCAGGGGATGCTGCAGTTCGAACTGTCCATGGCGTACGAGGTGTTCGGCGCCGCTCCGGTCGACGTGGCCGTCCCCTGGTACGACGTCGAGGTCTGCGGGTCGGACGCCGTACGGCTCGGCCGGTTCCGGCTGGAGCCCGACCAGGGGCTCGACCGGCTCCGGCATGCCGACACCGTGATCGTTCCCGGCTGGGCGGACGCCGACGAGGACCCGCCCGCCGATCTCGTCGGCGCGGTGCGTGCGGCCCACGAGGCGGGGGCGCGCGTGGCCTCCCTGTGCACGGGCGCGTTCGTGCTGGCCGCCGCCGGACTGCTGGACGGAAGGCGCGCGACCACCCATTGGGCGCACACCGGGGCCCTGGCCGCCCGCTACCCGCGGGTGGAGGTCGATCCGGACGTGCTCTACGTGGACAACGGCAGCGTGCTCACCTCCGCCGGCAAGGCCGCCGCGATGGACCTGTGCCTGCACCTCGTCCGTCTCGACCACGGCTCGTCCGTCGCCAACGCCGTCGCCCGCCGCCTGGTCGTGCCGCCGCACCGAGCCGGCGGCCAGGCCCAGTTCGTCGCCGCCCCGGTGCCCACCCGGGACGACCACCCGCTCGCCGCGCTGCTCCCCTGGGTGATCGAACGCCTCGACCGGCCGCTCACCGTGGAGGACCTGGCGCGCCAGGCCCGGATGAGTTCGCGCCATCTGGGCCGCCACTTCAGGGCGGTGACCGGCACCACTCCGCTGCAATGGCTGCTGACACAACGGATCCGCCGCGCACAGGAGTTGCTGGAGACCACCGACGACGTCGTCGACGCCATCGCGACAGCCACCGGCATGGGAACCGCCACAACGCTGCGGCGCCACTTCAACCGGACGGTCGGCGTGCCTCCGGACACCTACCGCCGCACTTTCCGCTCACGGCCCCGCACCGACCCGAACGACGACCGGCAACGCTGA
- a CDS encoding saccharopine dehydrogenase family protein translates to MGSGQTVTVFGAYGHTGRFVVAHLRERGFVPVLSGRDAGKLRALAASVPGLEVRPASVDDPASLDRALDGADAVINCAGPFAVTAASVIEAALRAGIPYVDVAAEIEANLDTFTDFADRARAAGAVIVPAMAFYGGLGDLLATAAMGDWTVADEANIAYGLSSWHPTSGTRTAGTVSQERRGGRRVRHTDGRLEYHDDKPTLLKWPFPDPMGTREVVAEFTMADVVTIPSHLSIPEVRTHMTTEAARDLFAADTPAPTAADEDGRSDQTFVVDVVVRSGGTERRAVARGRDIYAVSAPLAVEAVHRILTGRTRTVGVASAGELFDASDFLRALSPHISLELPG, encoded by the coding sequence ATGGGATCGGGACAGACGGTGACGGTGTTCGGCGCGTACGGACACACCGGACGCTTTGTGGTGGCACATCTGCGGGAGCGCGGGTTCGTGCCGGTGCTCTCCGGCCGCGACGCCGGCAAGCTGCGGGCGCTGGCGGCATCCGTCCCCGGACTCGAGGTCCGGCCGGCGTCCGTCGACGACCCTGCCTCGCTCGACCGTGCCCTGGACGGTGCGGACGCCGTGATCAACTGCGCCGGGCCCTTCGCCGTGACCGCTGCTTCCGTGATCGAGGCGGCACTGCGCGCCGGGATCCCGTACGTCGATGTGGCGGCCGAGATCGAGGCCAACCTCGACACGTTCACGGACTTCGCGGACCGCGCCCGCGCGGCGGGAGCGGTGATCGTCCCCGCGATGGCCTTCTACGGCGGCCTCGGCGACCTGCTGGCCACCGCCGCGATGGGGGACTGGACGGTGGCCGACGAAGCGAACATCGCGTACGGACTGAGCAGTTGGCACCCCACCTCCGGGACACGCACCGCGGGCACGGTCTCCCAGGAGCGGCGAGGCGGCCGGCGCGTCCGCCACACGGACGGACGGTTGGAGTACCACGACGACAAGCCGACGCTCCTGAAGTGGCCCTTCCCCGACCCCATGGGCACCAGGGAGGTCGTCGCGGAGTTCACGATGGCCGACGTGGTCACCATCCCCAGCCACCTCTCCATCCCCGAGGTGCGCACCCACATGACGACCGAAGCGGCCAGGGACCTCTTTGCCGCGGACACACCGGCGCCGACCGCGGCCGACGAGGACGGGCGGTCCGACCAGACCTTCGTCGTCGACGTCGTCGTACGCTCCGGTGGCACCGAACGGCGCGCCGTGGCACGCGGCCGGGACATCTACGCCGTCAGCGCGCCGCTCGCGGTGGAGGCGGTCCACCGCATCCTCACCGGCCGGACCCGTACGGTCGGTGTCGCCTCCGCCGGTGAGCTCTTCGACGCGTCCGACTTCCTGCGCGCCCTGTCCCCGCACATCTCGCTCGAACTGCCCGGGTAG
- a CDS encoding ferredoxin, protein MQTVVDLTRCQGYAQCVFLAPEVFELHGEEGLLYATAVPDDQVEHVRQAAAACPVQAIILGEGVSAGAR, encoded by the coding sequence ATGCAGACCGTTGTGGATCTCACGCGCTGCCAGGGCTATGCGCAGTGCGTGTTCCTCGCACCGGAGGTGTTCGAGCTGCACGGCGAGGAAGGGTTGCTGTACGCCACGGCCGTCCCGGACGACCAGGTCGAGCACGTGCGCCAGGCCGCGGCGGCGTGCCCGGTCCAGGCCATCATCCTCGGTGAAGGGGTGAGCGCCGGTGCCCGGTGA